From Syntrophales bacterium, the proteins below share one genomic window:
- a CDS encoding ATP-binding cassette domain-containing protein gives MAAPFIEFRNITKRFGSLAVLEDVNFQIYEGEVTTIIGLSGSGKSVLLKHIIGLLKPDSGIILFEGKPLNEMSKGELKKTLSQVSYMFQGNALFDSMTVYENIALPLRETTNMTKAEIDKKVSVRIEQTELTEAAQRYPSELSGGMQKRAALARVLVTDPKVVLFDEPTTGQDPVRKNAILSMIAQYQRKFGFTAILVSHEIPDVYFISNRILALYQKKIVFQGSPEEFEDFDHPFQTEVIRSLEGLQHELTGMYSKRQFKMQNHARMKRTGEGDIYAVLVHTLREDDSTGGKESHEEVLKGIEHCVAEYFTAAGGFSTRLKTDEFVTVLPYSNIAEAEDLARDFVDSLKVKTGGRGGVSGAGHEHDGKGGNFALLTGIAEGFPADEIETVIASARSQQKETTRLHCDARR, from the coding sequence ATGGCTGCCCCTTTCATAGAATTCAGGAATATAACCAAGAGATTCGGTTCGCTGGCCGTTCTGGAAGACGTCAATTTCCAGATTTACGAAGGCGAGGTAACAACAATCATCGGACTCAGTGGCTCGGGGAAAAGCGTCTTGCTGAAACATATAATTGGGTTGCTCAAGCCCGATAGCGGCATTATCTTGTTTGAGGGCAAACCCCTCAACGAGATGAGCAAGGGTGAACTGAAGAAGACCCTTTCCCAGGTAAGCTATATGTTTCAGGGGAACGCCCTTTTTGATTCAATGACTGTTTACGAAAACATCGCCCTTCCCCTCCGGGAAACAACGAATATGACAAAGGCCGAAATAGACAAAAAGGTCTCGGTCCGAATAGAGCAGACGGAGCTTACGGAAGCTGCTCAACGTTATCCTTCCGAGCTTTCCGGGGGGATGCAGAAGCGCGCCGCCTTGGCGAGGGTTCTGGTGACAGATCCGAAGGTCGTTCTTTTTGATGAACCTACAACCGGCCAGGACCCGGTGCGGAAAAACGCCATTTTGAGCATGATCGCCCAGTATCAGAGAAAATTTGGCTTTACCGCGATCCTTGTCAGCCACGAGATTCCGGATGTCTATTTTATCTCCAACCGCATTCTTGCCCTTTATCAAAAGAAGATCGTCTTTCAGGGTTCCCCCGAGGAGTTTGAGGATTTCGACCATCCCTTCCAGACGGAGGTTATTCGAAGCCTGGAGGGGCTTCAACATGAACTGACGGGCATGTATTCAAAAAGGCAGTTCAAGATGCAGAATCATGCGCGGATGAAGCGAACCGGGGAAGGGGACATATACGCCGTTCTTGTGCATACGTTGAGGGAAGATGATTCGACTGGCGGGAAAGAATCTCATGAGGAGGTTCTGAAGGGGATCGAACACTGTGTAGCTGAATACTTCACCGCCGCGGGAGGTTTTTCCACCCGTCTTAAAACGGACGAATTTGTTACGGTTCTTCCCTATTCCAATATAGCGGAGGCGGAAGACCTTGCCCGTGATTTTGTTGACTCCCTGAAGGTAAAAACGGGCGGGCGGGGGGGTGTAAGCGGCGCCGGACATGAACATGACGGCAAGGGCGGGAATTTTGCGCTGCTTACAGGCATAGCGGAGGGATTCCCTGCTGATGAGATAGAAACCGTTATAGCGTCTGCCCGGTCTCAACAAAAAGAAACAACGCGTCTTCACTGTGATGCGAGGAGGTAG
- a CDS encoding MlaD family protein, with the protein MKKYTMETTVGIFIVLGLIMIAYMTVTLGHVSFFADETYPLSARFASVTGLRKGSPVYMLGLKVGQTEDLSIDQKNQKAIVKIQINKEIQVYDDAIASIKTEGLIGDSYLSIDPGGSGELLKSGGVIIETHPPLDIADLIGKYAFGDVKKK; encoded by the coding sequence ATGAAGAAATACACAATGGAAACGACGGTCGGCATTTTTATTGTTCTGGGCTTGATCATGATCGCCTATATGACAGTAACTCTTGGACATGTATCATTTTTTGCCGATGAGACATATCCCCTTTCGGCCCGTTTTGCATCCGTTACCGGGTTGAGAAAAGGCAGCCCTGTCTATATGCTGGGGCTCAAGGTCGGCCAGACGGAGGATCTTTCCATCGATCAGAAAAATCAGAAGGCGATTGTAAAGATTCAGATTAATAAAGAGATACAGGTATATGACGATGCGATTGCCTCAATCAAAACAGAGGGTCTTATCGGCGACAGTTATTTGAGTATCGATCCGGGAGGTTCAGGGGAGCTGCTCAAGAGCGGCGGGGTGATCATTGAAACGCATCCGCCATTGGATATCGCCGATTTGATCGGGAAGTACGCCTTTGGCGATGTCAAGAAAAAATAG
- a CDS encoding ABC transporter substrate-binding protein translates to MKRFALILFGIIVILFFSFAAYAGAPLEKLRKDVTDVLNVLKDPARKAEFAKDIKSDKILPIYATMFDDVELSKRALARNWNNLSVPQRQEFVKLFRQVLERAYGDKIVSYNDEKVLFDRETMLSANIAEIQSRVVTASKEIPVNYMMIQKNGVWKVYDVIVENVSLVQNYRTQFNEILAKNTTDQLLEILRKKIKEK, encoded by the coding sequence ATGAAAAGATTTGCTTTGATATTGTTTGGCATAATTGTCATCCTGTTTTTTTCATTTGCGGCGTATGCCGGGGCGCCGTTGGAAAAGCTCCGGAAGGATGTAACCGATGTACTCAATGTTTTAAAGGATCCAGCGAGAAAAGCGGAGTTTGCCAAAGATATAAAGAGTGACAAAATATTGCCTATTTACGCAACGATGTTCGATGATGTTGAACTTTCCAAAAGGGCGCTGGCAAGAAACTGGAATAATCTCAGCGTCCCCCAGCGTCAGGAATTTGTAAAGCTTTTCCGGCAGGTGCTGGAGCGGGCCTATGGCGATAAAATTGTCTCCTATAATGACGAAAAGGTTCTTTTCGACCGGGAGACGATGCTCTCCGCAAATATTGCCGAGATTCAATCAAGGGTTGTTACCGCCTCCAAAGAAATCCCCGTTAACTATATGATGATCCAGAAAAACGGCGTCTGGAAGGTTTATGACGTGATTGTCGAGAATGTAAGTCTGGTGCAGAACTATCGAACCCAGTTCAACGAGATTCTCGCCAAAAACACGACCGACCAGCTTCTGGAAATTCTCAGAAAAAAGATTAAGGAAAAATAG
- a CDS encoding VacJ family lipoprotein, whose protein sequence is MKITAFPLLLLVFLAIGCAHSPVPTAYPNQSPAQPKIEQSPTPAANSEAPFQESTGAAVLSAQKRESAETVSSNSVGGGFPSNSSSADAELEGDYQEPEELRKPGDYQNTDNSEKNGQGENGERLTIADPLEPFNRAMFQFNDKLYFWVLKPVAQAYKKVVHEDVRVVVKNFFSNAAFPARFVNCLLQANLTGAASEVGRFALNTLVGFGGMFDPASDKGINLAKHGEDFGQTLGLYGIGHGFYIHWPIFGPSSPRDTIGMAGDGFLNPFSYLDQWYESAGVGAYDRINDTSFSIGDYETLKQAAIDPYVAVRDAYVQYRFNKVKRRDGFYAPASGGEPER, encoded by the coding sequence ATGAAAATAACTGCATTTCCTCTATTACTGCTTGTTTTTCTCGCCATCGGCTGTGCCCACAGCCCAGTGCCCACTGCTTATCCAAACCAATCGCCTGCTCAACCAAAGATAGAGCAATCGCCGACTCCTGCCGCCAATTCAGAGGCCCCCTTTCAGGAATCAACCGGAGCAGCGGTTCTGTCGGCGCAAAAACGAGAGAGCGCTGAGACCGTTTCTTCAAACAGTGTCGGAGGCGGTTTCCCAAGTAATTCCAGCAGCGCCGATGCGGAGCTTGAGGGGGACTATCAGGAGCCGGAGGAGTTGCGCAAGCCGGGTGATTATCAGAATACAGATAATTCCGAAAAGAACGGCCAAGGGGAAAACGGCGAAAGATTAACCATTGCCGATCCGCTCGAACCTTTTAACCGGGCGATGTTTCAGTTCAACGACAAGCTTTACTTCTGGGTGCTCAAACCGGTAGCCCAGGCTTACAAAAAGGTGGTTCACGAGGATGTCCGGGTGGTTGTCAAAAACTTTTTCTCGAATGCGGCCTTTCCGGCGCGTTTTGTAAATTGTCTGCTGCAGGCGAACCTTACGGGAGCCGCAAGCGAGGTCGGCCGCTTTGCCCTGAACACCCTGGTTGGATTTGGGGGCATGTTTGATCCCGCTTCCGACAAGGGGATAAATCTGGCGAAACACGGCGAGGATTTTGGGCAGACGCTGGGGTTATATGGAATCGGACACGGTTTTTACATCCATTGGCCCATATTCGGACCCTCGAGCCCCCGCGACACGATTGGGATGGCCGGGGACGGATTTCTCAATCCCTTTTCCTATCTCGATCAGTGGTACGAGTCGGCAGGAGTGGGCGCTTATGACAGGATTAATGACACCTCTTTCAGCATCGGCGATTACGAGACGCTCAAGCAGGCGGCTATCGATCCTTATGTGGCGGTGCGCGACGCCTATGTCCAGTACCGTTTCAACAAGGTGAAGCGCCGAGATGGATTCTACGCCCCTGCAAGCGGCGGAGAGCCCGAGCGTTAG
- a CDS encoding UDP-2,3-diacylglucosamine diphosphatase encodes MKAIFLADAHLKSAADEGYKKCLHFFDGLHGRGASPGAERANGNNVDIIVIAGDFFDFWFERKGRIYQEFQPIVTSIKRLKEEGVRICICEGNHDFFLADFFARRLDIEVYPDALELAIDGLRVFVAHGDTVDRENRRYLALRGFFRSAFTYRLQQIVPLSLLFAIARLSSGLSRGITVSAQEQIVGKMRLFAEERFREGFDAVIIGHSHAETLGQEKENGKQRIFATLGDWITLSTYLICEDGRFSLERFDRREE; translated from the coding sequence ATGAAGGCGATTTTTTTGGCCGACGCGCATCTGAAGAGCGCCGCGGATGAAGGATATAAAAAATGCCTGCATTTTTTCGATGGTTTGCATGGGCGGGGAGCGTCGCCTGGGGCGGAACGCGCAAACGGCAATAATGTTGATATAATTGTTATTGCTGGTGATTTTTTTGACTTCTGGTTCGAGCGCAAGGGCCGCATTTATCAGGAATTCCAGCCGATTGTGACAAGCATTAAACGGTTGAAGGAAGAAGGGGTAAGAATCTGCATCTGCGAGGGCAACCACGATTTTTTTCTCGCTGATTTTTTTGCCAGAAGACTCGACATTGAGGTTTATCCCGATGCCCTGGAACTTGCAATCGACGGTCTGCGGGTCTTTGTTGCTCATGGCGATACCGTCGATCGGGAAAACCGCCGATATCTCGCCTTGCGGGGATTTTTCCGCAGTGCCTTCACCTATCGCCTGCAGCAAATAGTCCCGCTGTCGCTGCTCTTTGCCATCGCAAGGTTAAGCTCCGGCCTGAGTCGGGGAATTACAGTCAGCGCCCAGGAACAGATAGTCGGAAAAATGCGCCTTTTTGCCGAAGAAAGATTCAGGGAGGGATTCGACGCCGTTATTATTGGTCACTCCCATGCCGAGACATTGGGGCAGGAAAAAGAAAACGGAAAGCAACGAATTTTTGCAACCCTTGGCGACTGGATAACGCTTTCCACATACCTGATCTGCGAGGACGGCCGTTTTTCCCTGGAGCGTTTCGACCGGCGGGAAGAATGA
- a CDS encoding radical SAM protein, giving the protein MALVSKEEGMHYEGYCIRPPSEADSILLQVTLGCSHNRCTFCGSYGDKCFAIKDDKIIQSDIRYAARYMQGQERLFLMDGDALIIPQKKLLGILEKIAMDLPWVKRVGAYANTKGIKRKSVEELKELRQLKLGILYYGVETGDDEIRSAIDKGSTAAQCIEMGQRVKEAGILLSVTVLLGIGGARLSLRHARATGELLSAIDPDYVGALTLMLTPGTPLYEDFQRGTFTLPDEAGMLRELREMIAHTNLTNGYFFSNHASNYLPVKARLPEGKKQALALIDAALRGEIGLKPEWMRAL; this is encoded by the coding sequence ATGGCTTTAGTTTCCAAAGAAGAGGGCATGCACTACGAGGGGTATTGCATTCGGCCGCCCAGCGAGGCCGACAGCATCCTGCTGCAAGTCACGCTGGGGTGTTCCCACAATCGCTGCACCTTTTGCGGCTCCTATGGCGACAAATGCTTCGCGATCAAGGACGACAAGATCATCCAAAGCGATATCCGCTATGCTGCCCGGTACATGCAGGGCCAGGAGCGGCTCTTTCTGATGGACGGCGACGCCCTGATCATCCCCCAGAAAAAGCTGCTGGGAATCCTGGAGAAGATCGCGATGGATCTGCCCTGGGTGAAACGGGTCGGCGCCTATGCAAACACCAAGGGAATCAAACGGAAATCTGTCGAAGAGCTGAAAGAACTGCGGCAGTTGAAACTCGGCATCCTCTATTACGGCGTTGAAACGGGCGACGACGAAATCAGGTCGGCCATCGATAAAGGCTCAACCGCCGCCCAGTGCATAGAGATGGGGCAACGGGTGAAGGAGGCGGGCATCCTGCTTTCGGTTACCGTTCTGCTCGGGATCGGCGGCGCTCGCCTCTCACTGCGCCATGCGCGGGCCACAGGCGAGCTTTTGAGCGCCATTGATCCAGATTATGTCGGGGCCCTGACATTGATGCTTACACCCGGAACGCCCCTGTACGAGGATTTTCAGCGCGGAACCTTCACGCTCCCCGATGAGGCCGGAATGTTGCGGGAATTGCGCGAAATGATTGCCCATACCAACTTGACGAACGGATATTTTTTCTCCAACCATGCCTCGAATTACCTGCCCGTGAAGGCCCGGCTTCCCGAAGGCAAAAAACAGGCCCTGGCGCTGATCGATGCGGCTCTGCGCGGCGAGATCGGCCTGAAGCCCGAGTGGATGCGGGCGCTGTAA
- a CDS encoding MogA/MoaB family molybdenum cofactor biosynthesis protein codes for MPEIRYRAAVVTVSDRGSRGEREDASGPEIARILESIGIEIVVRRIIPDEKEIIRRTLVEFCAGNKIDLLLTTGGTGVSPRDVTPDATREVIEREIPGMAEEMRRQSGLVTPHAMISRAIAGILNQTLIINLPGSPRGARENLNVVLPALNHAIEKIQGDTRDCAT; via the coding sequence ATGCCCGAGATTAGATACCGCGCCGCGGTGGTAACGGTCAGCGACCGGGGCTCCCGCGGTGAAAGAGAAGACGCAAGCGGCCCGGAGATTGCCCGCATCCTCGAGTCAATCGGGATAGAAATAGTCGTCCGGCGGATAATCCCCGACGAAAAGGAGATTATCCGCCGGACGCTTGTGGAGTTCTGCGCAGGCAATAAAATCGATCTGCTCCTGACGACCGGCGGCACCGGCGTCAGTCCCCGGGACGTAACCCCCGATGCCACCCGCGAAGTTATCGAACGGGAGATCCCCGGCATGGCGGAAGAGATGCGCCGGCAAAGCGGTCTTGTCACCCCCCACGCAATGATTTCGCGCGCCATCGCCGGCATCCTCAACCAGACGCTGATCATCAACCTTCCCGGCAGCCCGCGCGGCGCCCGCGAAAATCTCAACGTCGTACTGCCGGCCCTGAATCATGCGATTGAAAAGATTCAAGGCGACACCCGCGACTGCGCGACGTGA
- the fusA gene encoding elongation factor G, protein MSKYESKSIRNMTIVGHGGTGKTTLCESFLYLSGKTDRPGRVDDGSSVMDYEPEEQKKHVSINSATNSIDWNKSRINIIDTPGDSNFAFDTKSCLRVADGAVVLIDAVGGVEFQTEKVWEYANEFHLPRVVFVNRLDRERSDFFKAVESVKNRLGAKITICALPIGKEDSFTGVVDLTIMKALQYDEQKKGVKAVDIPADMADTVQKYREILTEDIAETDDSLMNKYLESGELSPEDMEEGLKKGILKGSLIPVYCGSALKHIGIHPFLDAIVHYFPSPVDRGNIYGTKPGSEEQEVRAPEESAPFSAFVFKTIADPFAGRLTLFRVYSGTLSADQGLYNVSRNLTERISNIFFLEGKTQKPAESLVPGDIAAVAKLKETATGDTLCAEKAPIVYPRMIPPVPIISFAVEAKSRGDEDKLSTSINRLIDEDMTLSFNRNDQTNEMILSGMGQIHIEVAVEKMKRKFGLEVTLKTPKVPYRETIKGKTRIQGRYKKQSGGRGQFGDTWLEIEPLPRGAGFEFADKIFGGVVPQQYRPAVEKGIVEAMEEGILAGYPVVDLRVALVDGSYHTVDSSEMAFKIAGSLGFKKGVLDCQPILLEPIVNIVIEIPDEYMGDVIGDLNSRRGKVLGMDSLGHNQIIKGQAPLAEILRYAPDLRSMTSGRGNFTYTHSHYEEVPSFIAEKIIAEAKKNDARD, encoded by the coding sequence ATGTCAAAATACGAATCAAAATCTATAAGAAACATGACCATCGTCGGCCATGGCGGAACAGGCAAAACAACATTATGCGAGTCATTCCTTTACCTGTCCGGGAAAACCGACCGACCCGGCCGTGTTGATGACGGATCATCCGTTATGGATTATGAACCGGAAGAACAGAAAAAGCATGTCTCCATCAACTCCGCAACCAACAGTATCGACTGGAACAAAAGCCGGATAAACATCATTGACACGCCGGGTGATTCCAATTTCGCCTTCGACACGAAAAGCTGCCTCCGGGTGGCAGACGGGGCGGTGGTGCTTATTGATGCCGTGGGCGGCGTCGAATTTCAGACGGAAAAGGTGTGGGAATATGCAAACGAGTTTCACCTTCCCCGAGTAGTCTTCGTCAACCGTCTGGATCGGGAACGGTCTGATTTCTTCAAGGCGGTTGAAAGCGTCAAAAACCGTCTCGGCGCCAAGATCACGATCTGCGCGCTGCCGATCGGCAAAGAAGACTCCTTTACCGGTGTGGTTGACCTGACGATAATGAAGGCACTGCAGTACGACGAGCAGAAAAAGGGAGTAAAGGCAGTCGATATCCCTGCCGATATGGCCGACACAGTGCAGAAGTACCGGGAAATACTCACTGAAGACATCGCCGAGACCGACGACAGCCTCATGAACAAATATCTGGAAAGCGGAGAACTGAGCCCCGAGGACATGGAAGAGGGTCTCAAAAAAGGAATCCTGAAAGGCTCGCTGATCCCTGTTTACTGCGGTTCGGCGCTGAAGCATATCGGCATCCACCCCTTCCTCGATGCAATCGTCCATTATTTCCCCTCTCCCGTCGATCGGGGCAACATTTACGGCACAAAACCGGGAAGCGAAGAGCAGGAAGTCCGTGCGCCAGAAGAAAGCGCCCCTTTCTCGGCCTTCGTTTTCAAGACGATTGCCGACCCCTTTGCCGGCCGCCTTACCCTCTTTCGCGTCTATTCCGGGACCCTCAGCGCCGATCAGGGGCTCTATAATGTTTCCCGCAATCTGACGGAAAGGATCAGCAACATCTTCTTTCTGGAGGGAAAAACCCAGAAGCCGGCCGAAAGCCTGGTCCCGGGAGACATCGCCGCAGTTGCGAAATTGAAGGAAACGGCAACGGGGGACACGCTGTGCGCTGAAAAAGCGCCGATTGTTTATCCCCGCATGATCCCGCCTGTCCCGATTATCTCTTTTGCAGTAGAGGCAAAATCACGCGGCGACGAAGACAAGCTCAGCACCTCGATAAACCGTCTGATCGACGAGGATATGACTTTATCATTCAACAGAAACGATCAGACCAACGAGATGATCCTCTCCGGCATGGGGCAGATCCATATCGAGGTCGCCGTCGAGAAGATGAAGCGCAAATTCGGTCTCGAGGTCACCCTGAAGACGCCCAAAGTTCCTTACCGGGAAACCATCAAGGGCAAGACAAGGATACAGGGCCGTTACAAAAAGCAGTCCGGCGGTCGCGGCCAGTTCGGCGACACCTGGTTGGAGATCGAACCTCTGCCCCGGGGGGCGGGTTTTGAGTTTGCCGACAAGATCTTCGGCGGCGTGGTGCCCCAGCAGTACCGTCCCGCTGTGGAAAAGGGGATCGTGGAGGCGATGGAAGAGGGCATCCTCGCCGGCTACCCGGTAGTTGACCTCCGGGTGGCGCTGGTGGACGGGTCGTATCACACGGTTGACTCCTCGGAAATGGCCTTTAAGATTGCGGGCTCGCTCGGTTTCAAGAAGGGGGTGCTCGATTGCCAGCCGATTCTCCTGGAACCCATCGTCAATATTGTAATCGAGATTCCCGATGAATACATGGGCGACGTGATCGGCGATCTGAACTCGCGGCGCGGCAAGGTGCTCGGGATGGATTCCCTCGGCCATAACCAGATCATCAAGGGGCAGGCGCCGCTGGCGGAGATTCTCCGCTACGCCCCCGATCTCCGCTCAATGACAAGCGGCCGCGGCAACTTCACCTATACCCATTCACACTACGAGGAGGTTCCCTCGTTCATAGCCGAAAAGATCATTGCGGAAGCTAAGAAAAACGATGCCCGAGATTAG
- the secA gene encoding preprotein translocase subunit SecA: MLGLVLKKIFGSKNEREIKRLSLILDEVNRLEPSIKALSDEELKAKTPYFKQKLESGTELEDIMVEAFAVAREASWRTLGMRPFDVQIIGGLTLHEGKIAEMKTGEGKTLAATLPIYLNALTGKGVHLVTVNDYLAQRDAAWMGPIYNFLGMNVGVIVHGMDDAERRAAYHADITYGTNNEFGFDYLRDNMKFNIEEFVQRDFNYAIVDEVDSILIDEARTPLIISGPSEESTDKYARVNGIIPSLRKEKDYVVDEKSRTVVLTEEGVASVEKSLKVENLYEPGNIDLLHHVNQALRAHTLFKRDVDYLVKDGKVVIVDEFTGRVMPGRRYSDGLHQALEAKEHVTIEQENQTMASITFQNYFRMYEKLAGMTGTADTEAEEFSKIYNLEVLVIPTNMPMIREDFSDVIYKTEKEKFNAVIEEIKNLHEAKRPVLVGTISIEKSELLSKYLTRTGIKHHVLNAKNHEREAEIVAQAGQPGQVTISTNMAGRGTDIKLGEGVADLGGLHILGTERHESRRIDNQLRGRSGRQGDMGSSRFYLSLEDDLLRIFGAERISGVMERIGMEEGEPIEHKLISRAIENAQKRVEGQNFDIRKHLLEYDDVMNRQRQVIYEQRKRVLKGGTLREDIKQMIREIADEMAPVYIDEKRHPEEWNLGGFDDEIFHRFGLKLNLAETGREAGPEALQGMLVTALEEHLKKKENDFGESLMDYLMRVIMLQAIDSQWKDHLLAMDHLKEGIGLRGYGQKDPVREYQKEGYDMFMEMIGRIKYESVEKLCLVQVRREEEVERIEEKQRRTYRLSRGEDEAQAATPIKRSKPKIGRNDPCPCGSGKKYKNCCGRG, from the coding sequence ATGCTTGGTCTGGTTCTGAAAAAAATTTTCGGCAGCAAGAATGAAAGGGAGATAAAGCGGCTTTCGCTTATCCTGGATGAGGTAAACCGCCTCGAACCGTCGATCAAGGCCTTGAGCGATGAGGAGCTGAAAGCCAAGACTCCCTATTTTAAACAAAAGCTGGAAAGCGGGACGGAGCTCGAAGACATTATGGTCGAGGCTTTTGCCGTCGCGCGCGAGGCTTCCTGGCGGACGCTCGGCATGCGGCCCTTTGATGTCCAGATTATCGGGGGCCTGACGCTGCACGAGGGGAAGATTGCCGAGATGAAAACCGGCGAGGGAAAGACGCTGGCGGCGACTCTGCCCATTTACCTGAACGCCTTGACGGGCAAGGGGGTTCACCTGGTTACGGTCAACGACTACCTTGCCCAGCGGGATGCGGCCTGGATGGGGCCGATCTACAACTTTCTGGGAATGAACGTGGGCGTAATCGTCCACGGAATGGACGACGCTGAGCGGCGCGCTGCTTATCATGCCGATATCACGTACGGAACAAACAATGAGTTCGGCTTCGACTATCTGCGCGACAACATGAAGTTCAACATCGAGGAATTTGTGCAGAGGGATTTTAACTACGCCATTGTTGACGAGGTGGACAGCATCCTGATCGATGAGGCGAGAACGCCGCTGATCATCTCCGGGCCCTCGGAGGAATCTACCGATAAATATGCGCGGGTAAACGGGATAATCCCCAGCCTGCGCAAGGAAAAGGATTATGTCGTTGACGAAAAGAGCCGCACGGTCGTGCTCACGGAAGAGGGGGTGGCCAGCGTCGAGAAGAGTCTCAAGGTGGAGAATCTCTACGAACCCGGGAATATAGACCTGCTGCACCATGTCAACCAGGCGCTCCGCGCCCACACCCTTTTCAAACGGGATGTTGATTATCTGGTAAAGGACGGAAAGGTTGTCATAGTCGATGAGTTCACCGGCCGGGTAATGCCGGGCAGGAGATACAGCGATGGACTCCATCAAGCGCTCGAGGCCAAGGAACATGTAACTATCGAGCAGGAAAACCAGACCATGGCGTCTATTACCTTTCAGAATTATTTCCGCATGTATGAAAAATTGGCGGGCATGACCGGAACGGCGGACACCGAGGCGGAAGAGTTCAGCAAGATTTATAATCTGGAGGTTCTTGTCATCCCGACCAATATGCCGATGATCCGCGAGGATTTCTCCGATGTTATATACAAGACGGAAAAAGAGAAGTTTAATGCTGTTATAGAAGAAATAAAGAATCTGCATGAAGCAAAAAGGCCCGTTCTGGTCGGGACAATTTCCATTGAAAAATCGGAATTGCTCAGCAAGTACCTCACCCGTACCGGCATCAAGCACCATGTTCTCAACGCGAAGAACCATGAGCGGGAGGCGGAAATCGTCGCTCAGGCCGGGCAGCCGGGGCAGGTAACCATCTCGACCAATATGGCGGGCAGAGGCACCGACATCAAGCTGGGCGAGGGAGTCGCCGACTTGGGCGGCCTTCACATCCTGGGGACGGAAAGACACGAAAGCCGCCGGATAGACAATCAGCTCCGGGGACGTTCCGGACGGCAGGGCGACATGGGTTCTTCGCGTTTCTATTTGTCTCTGGAGGATGATCTGCTCCGGATTTTCGGCGCCGAGAGGATCTCCGGCGTTATGGAGAGGATAGGGATGGAAGAGGGGGAGCCTATCGAACACAAGCTCATTTCCAGGGCGATCGAAAACGCCCAGAAACGTGTCGAGGGACAGAATTTTGATATCCGTAAGCATTTGCTGGAATATGATGACGTGATGAACCGACAGCGCCAGGTGATCTACGAGCAGCGCAAAAGGGTGCTCAAGGGCGGGACGCTCCGGGAAGACATCAAGCAGATGATCCGGGAGATCGCCGATGAGATGGCCCCGGTTTACATCGATGAAAAGCGTCATCCGGAAGAGTGGAATCTGGGAGGATTCGACGACGAAATCTTCCACCGTTTCGGGCTGAAGCTTAATTTGGCGGAAACCGGCAGAGAAGCGGGGCCGGAGGCGCTGCAGGGGATGCTCGTTACGGCTCTCGAAGAACATCTGAAAAAAAAGGAGAACGATTTCGGTGAGTCCCTGATGGATTATCTGATGCGGGTGATCATGCTGCAGGCGATTGATTCCCAGTGGAAGGATCATCTGCTGGCGATGGACCACCTGAAAGAGGGGATAGGGCTCAGGGGCTACGGCCAGAAGGATCCGGTGCGGGAGTATCAGAAAGAGGGATACGACATGTTCATGGAGATGATCGGCCGGATCAAGTATGAAAGTGTCGAGAAGCTCTGCCTGGTGCAGGTCCGTCGCGAGGAAGAGGTAGAGCGGATTGAGGAAAAACAGCGCCGGACCTACAGGCTTTCCCGGGGCGAGGATGAAGCGCAGGCCGCCACTCCCATCAAAAGAAGCAAGCCGAAAATCGGGCGCAATGACCCGTGTCCATGTGGAAGCGGCAAAAAATACAAGAATTGCTGTGGCAGGGGCTGA